From Xiphophorus hellerii strain 12219 chromosome 6, Xiphophorus_hellerii-4.1, whole genome shotgun sequence, the proteins below share one genomic window:
- the ccl25a gene encoding C-C motif chemokine 25: MRFNTLFFLLILSCLCFTLAQVSYEDCCLKYVKNLASNVQKHAVSYRRQKTDGGCNIPAVIFIMRRGRKFCTDPNEKWVKELVLKIDEKNKNEKNEKKHLKHPKRG; this comes from the exons ATGCGGTTCAACACGCTGTTCTTCCTGCTGATTCTTTCTTGTCTCTGCTTCACTTTGGCACAAG TGTCCTACGAGGACTGCTGCCTGAAGTATGTGAAGAATCTCGCCAGCAACGTTCAAAAGCACGCAGTGAGCTACAGACGCCAGAAGACAGATGGCGGCTGCAACATCCCTGCCGTAAT CTTCATCATGAGGAGGGGACGCAAGTTTTGCACAGACCCCAATGAGAAATGGGTCAAGGAGCTTGTGCTGAAGATTGATGAGAAGAATAAGAATGAGAAGAATGAGAAAAAG CATTTGAAGCATCCGAAAAGAGGCTGA